From Herbiconiux flava, one genomic window encodes:
- a CDS encoding ferritin-like domain-containing protein encodes MTQQKRTRERPFAEWAEYFEGNLARHERLDRTIQWGSISPLPASHIAAIARSLQRFELGESGEGRGLRSKAARLGDPYHDTALALFVAEEQKHSALFGRALRRFGVGPLEAHWSDAVFVQLRRLIGLRTEVTLFLVAETVALEYFAALERSADPVQRGVARRVLTDEVEHIRFQVAQLQLGFAGTPAGLRMLAAAAAWVVAVGAATVVAIDHGPALRVGGVTPLAFWGRGLRHFRRAAAEAFGSGARRARPGSGALAHPEPARDRTTTEAATHPRSAEAGSRHEPEGPAAHPEPARRAA; translated from the coding sequence ATGACCCAGCAGAAGCGCACGAGAGAACGACCCTTCGCCGAGTGGGCGGAGTACTTCGAGGGCAACCTCGCCCGGCACGAGCGGCTCGACCGCACCATCCAGTGGGGCTCGATCTCGCCCCTCCCGGCCAGCCACATCGCCGCGATCGCCCGCTCGCTCCAGCGCTTCGAGCTCGGCGAGAGCGGAGAGGGCCGGGGGCTCCGGTCGAAGGCCGCCCGGCTCGGCGATCCGTACCACGACACCGCCCTGGCGCTCTTCGTCGCCGAGGAGCAGAAGCACTCGGCGCTGTTCGGCCGGGCGCTCCGCCGTTTCGGCGTCGGCCCGCTCGAGGCGCACTGGTCGGACGCGGTGTTCGTGCAGCTGCGCCGCCTGATAGGCCTCCGCACCGAGGTGACGCTCTTCCTCGTCGCCGAGACGGTGGCGCTGGAGTACTTCGCCGCGCTCGAACGCTCCGCCGACCCCGTGCAGCGGGGCGTCGCGCGGCGCGTGCTCACCGATGAGGTCGAGCACATCCGCTTCCAGGTGGCCCAGCTGCAGCTCGGGTTCGCGGGTACCCCGGCAGGGCTCCGGATGCTCGCGGCGGCCGCCGCCTGGGTCGTGGCGGTGGGCGCGGCCACCGTCGTGGCGATCGACCACGGACCGGCGCTGCGGGTGGGCGGCGTGACTCCGCTCGCCTTCTGGGGCCGGGGCCTCCGGCACTTCCGGCGGGCGGCGGCGGAGGCCTTCGGCTCGGGCGCGCGGCGTGCCCGGCCCGGTTCGGGTGCCCTCGCGCATCCGGAGCCCGCCCGGGATCGCACGACCACCGAGGCCGCCACCCACCCCCGGTCGGCAGAGGCTGGCTCGCGTCACGAGCCCGAAGGCCCGGCCGCGCATCCGGAACCCGCGCGGAGGGCCGCCTAG
- a CDS encoding DUF2975 domain-containing protein, whose translation MAALMLGALRALLVLLFAGAVAAQAAGYAVARAVLGEDAAVVVAVLAVAGLVCVEVVLVCVWALAPLARDGRIFETERRPDRWVRGAVGALAIGAGLATVGLGYLLVSGAASTPAGATVAVLAAAVAAAAAALALLVDVMRRLLHRATGLHDELAEVV comes from the coding sequence ATGGCCGCGCTGATGCTCGGCGCCCTGAGGGCGCTGCTCGTGCTGCTGTTCGCCGGGGCCGTCGCGGCGCAGGCGGCTGGCTACGCCGTCGCGCGAGCCGTGCTGGGGGAGGATGCCGCGGTCGTCGTGGCGGTGCTCGCCGTCGCCGGGCTGGTCTGCGTCGAGGTCGTGCTGGTGTGCGTCTGGGCGCTCGCCCCGCTGGCCCGCGACGGCCGCATCTTCGAGACCGAGCGGCGCCCCGACCGGTGGGTGCGTGGAGCAGTCGGGGCTCTCGCGATCGGTGCCGGGCTGGCCACGGTCGGGCTCGGCTACCTGCTCGTCAGCGGGGCCGCCTCCACGCCGGCCGGGGCGACGGTCGCCGTGCTCGCGGCCGCCGTCGCCGCGGCAGCGGCCGCGCTGGCGCTCCTCGTCGACGTCATGCGACGGCTGCTGCACCGCGCGACCGGCCTGCACGACGAGCTCGCCGAGGTCGTCTGA
- a CDS encoding helix-turn-helix domain-containing protein → MPIVINLDVELAKKKMSVSDLAAAVGITVANISILKNGRAKAVRFSTLDAICRVLGCQPGDILSYAEGSAGDGGTDESGSRR, encoded by the coding sequence ATGCCGATCGTGATCAACCTCGACGTCGAGCTGGCTAAGAAGAAGATGTCGGTGAGCGACCTCGCGGCGGCCGTCGGCATCACGGTGGCGAACATCTCGATCCTGAAGAACGGGCGGGCGAAGGCCGTGCGCTTCTCGACGCTCGACGCCATCTGCCGGGTGCTGGGCTGCCAGCCCGGCGACATCCTGAGCTACGCGGAGGGGTCGGCCGGCGACGGCGGCACCGACGAGAGCGGCTCCCGACGGTAG